The DNA region TGCAGAGAAAACGAAAAAGAGTTATCTTCGAATATCTCGAGGCAATCGTCACTGCGCTCATCCTTGCCCTATTCATAAGGGCATACTTCGTTCAGGCATTCAAGATACCTACTGGCTCGATGATTCCAACACTGCTTGTCGGAGACCACATATTAGTCAATAAGATTATCTACGGAGTGAAACTCCCCTTTAGCGACAAGCACATCTTGGTCATCAAAAAACCAAAAAAAGGAGATATAATAGTCTTTAAATACCCGGAGGACCCCAAAAGGGACTTTATCAAAAGGGTTATTGCAACTGAGGGTGATGTAATTGAATCCAAAAATAAGGTAATATATGTAAATGGAAAGCTGGTTCAAGAATCCTATGTTCAACATGCAGACACCACAACAAGACCTGCTGGAATCGAGCCGAGAGATAACTTTGGACCCCTCATTGTCCCGAAGGACAGGTACTTTGTGATGGGAGACAACCGTGACCAGAGCTACGATAGCAGGTTCTGGGGTTATGTGGAATTTAAAGACATAAAGGGCAAGGCATTCATTATATACTGGTCATGGGATAGGGAAAAGAAACTTCCAAGATTTGGAAGGTTTGCCCATCTGGTGAACTGATGAAATGCTTTAGAAGATTAATCTGTCTATCGATAATAGGGCTTATCATATACTCAGGGGCTATGTTTGCAATACCTTATTACAGGCATTTTGCCTTTAAGTCGGATGCAGAGAGTATGATAAGATTTCCGATTTCACCTCAGGGTGACAATCGCTTGCAATTGATGCGTGAAAGGGCTAAAGAGCTCAAGGTTCCTTTAACAGAATCCGGGGTCGTTGTAACAGGCTCTGGCAATGACCTTAAAGTAACCTTCACATGGACAGAGACAGTCAATATCCTTAACATCTATAAGAAAAACTTAGACTTCACTGTCAAGGCAATCAGATAATGTTCACTGGCATCATAACAGGAATGGGCAAGGTGGTTTCATTCGCAAAAAAAGGTAAGACAGCAGTCATTACCCTGAAATCGGATATGTCTGATGTGAGTGTTGGCAACAGTATCTCTATAAATGGCACATGCCTTACAGTGACCAGTATCGAGAAGGGCATCATGAGCTTTGACCTTTCGGAGGAGACCCTCAAAAGCACAAACATGTCAGAGCTTAAAGCCGGAGATTCTGTAAACTTAGAGCCTTCGCTTTCTGCTAATGGCAAATTAGGAGGCCATTTTGTTACGGGACATGTGGATGGCATTGGAAGGATAAGGGCAAAGGTCAAAGAGGCTGACACAATGAAGATCGAAATAACTGTGGCAGAGCATGTGATGCTCCATTTAGTCAAAAAGGGCTCTGTGGCAGTGGATGGCATAAGCCTCACAGTGGTGGATGTCTTTAAGGACAGTTTTACAGTCGTTATAATACCCCATACTGCCTTAGTCACGACGATTGGCACTAAAGGGATAGGCTCAAGCGTAAACATAGAGACCGATATTATAGGGAAATATGTTTTAA from Nitrospirota bacterium includes:
- the ribE gene encoding riboflavin synthase, with amino-acid sequence MFTGIITGMGKVVSFAKKGKTAVITLKSDMSDVSVGNSISINGTCLTVTSIEKGIMSFDLSEETLKSTNMSELKAGDSVNLEPSLSANGKLGGHFVTGHVDGIGRIRAKVKEADTMKIEITVAEHVMLHLVKKGSVAVDGISLTVVDVFKDSFTVVIIPHTALVTTIGTKGIGSSVNIETDIIGKYVLRFMQRETEEGTLMSRLEEAGFVGGKR
- the lepB gene encoding signal peptidase I is translated as MQRKRKRVIFEYLEAIVTALILALFIRAYFVQAFKIPTGSMIPTLLVGDHILVNKIIYGVKLPFSDKHILVIKKPKKGDIIVFKYPEDPKRDFIKRVIATEGDVIESKNKVIYVNGKLVQESYVQHADTTTRPAGIEPRDNFGPLIVPKDRYFVMGDNRDQSYDSRFWGYVEFKDIKGKAFIIYWSWDREKKLPRFGRFAHLVN